The following are from one region of the Acidobacteriota bacterium genome:
- a CDS encoding phage tail protein, with protein MADPFIGEIKPFAFDWAPRYWSTCSGQVLLISQNTALFSLLGTTYGGNGQTTFSLPDLRGRVPIHFSGTYTQGAAGGTETVTLTAGQIPQHSHSLRGSNTQGVTNSPAGNAWGGIDVSNPVYTAAANPVAMAAGALGAAGGNAHGNVQPSLVLNFCIALTGIFPSRN; from the coding sequence ATGGCGGATCCGTTCATTGGCGAAATCAAACCCTTCGCTTTCGATTGGGCCCCGCGGTACTGGTCGACCTGCAGCGGTCAGGTGCTCCTGATCAGTCAGAACACCGCCCTGTTCAGCCTGCTGGGGACCACCTACGGCGGCAACGGCCAAACCACGTTCAGCCTGCCCGACCTGCGGGGCCGGGTGCCCATTCATTTCAGCGGCACCTACACCCAGGGGGCGGCCGGAGGCACGGAAACCGTCACCCTGACGGCGGGCCAAATCCCCCAACACTCGCATTCCCTGCGGGGGAGCAACACCCAGGGGGTGACCAACAGCCCCGCCGGGAACGCCTGGGGGGGGATCGACGTGAGCAACCCCGTCTACACCGCCGCGGCCAACCCCGTGGCCATGGCCGCCGGGGCCCTCGGCGCCGCCGGCGGCAACGCACACGGCAACGTGCAACCGTCCCTGGTCCTCAACTTCTGCATCGCCCTGACGGGGATCTTCCCCTCCAGGAACTGA
- a CDS encoding phage tail protein produces the protein MDGFIGEIKMFGGTFAPLYWRFCDGSLLSIAEYNALYALIGTIYGGDGVSNFRLPDLRGRLPVHQGEGPGLTPRSIGQAFGTETVTLAADQLGGHTHSLSASGNPAGQTTPGGNLPGLTGVNLYTTGTSAPVSMNAASVAPAGSGQPHDNLMPALCVHFIICCEGVFPTRP, from the coding sequence ATGGACGGATTCATCGGGGAGATCAAGATGTTCGGCGGCACGTTCGCCCCCCTGTACTGGCGTTTCTGCGACGGCAGCCTGCTGTCCATCGCCGAATACAACGCCCTGTACGCCCTGATCGGGACCATCTACGGGGGGGACGGGGTGAGCAACTTCCGGCTGCCGGACCTGCGGGGCCGGCTCCCGGTGCACCAGGGCGAGGGCCCCGGCCTGACACCCCGGAGCATCGGCCAGGCCTTCGGCACGGAGACCGTCACCCTCGCCGCCGACCAACTGGGGGGCCACACCCACTCGCTCTCCGCCAGTGGGAACCCCGCAGGGCAGACCACGCCCGGCGGGAACCTCCCCGGGCTGACGGGGGTGAACCTGTATACCACGGGCACGTCCGCGCCCGTGAGCATGAACGCCGCGTCGGTGGCCCCCGCCGGAAGCGGCCAGCCGCACGACAACCTGATGCCGGCCCTGTGCGTCCATTTCATCATCTGCTGCGAGGGGGTTTTCCCGACGCGGCCCTGA
- a CDS encoding phage tail protein: MADAFIGEIRIIGFNFAPKNWAACSGQLIQIQQNTALYSILGTTFGGNGSTTFGLPNLQGRAPMAAGSGQGLTPRVPGEVTGFETVTVTNAQLPAHTHPLVGQDLPADRKDPAGAYPARGAKAVGPSLRPVNAYQTLAPADVMAASAVGPAGGSLAHANLQPYLAMNFCICQYGLYPIRS, from the coding sequence ATGGCGGATGCATTCATCGGGGAAATCCGGATCATCGGCTTCAACTTCGCGCCGAAGAACTGGGCCGCCTGCAGCGGGCAGCTGATTCAGATCCAACAGAACACGGCGCTTTATTCCATTCTCGGCACCACCTTCGGCGGGAACGGCTCGACGACCTTCGGCCTGCCCAACCTGCAGGGGCGGGCCCCCATGGCCGCCGGAAGCGGGCAGGGGCTGACTCCCCGCGTTCCGGGAGAGGTCACCGGTTTCGAGACGGTCACCGTGACCAACGCCCAACTCCCGGCCCACACCCACCCCCTGGTCGGCCAGGACCTGCCGGCGGACCGCAAGGACCCTGCCGGCGCCTACCCGGCGAGAGGGGCCAAGGCGGTGGGCCCGTCCCTCCGCCCGGTGAACGCCTACCAGACCCTGGCCCCGGCGGACGTGATGGCCGCGTCCGCCGTCGGGCCCGCGGGCGGGAGCCTCGCCCACGCAAACCTGCAGCCGTACCTGGCCATGAACTTCTGTATCTGCCAGTACGGGCTCTATCCGATACGGTCTTGA